A genomic window from Leptospiraceae bacterium includes:
- a CDS encoding SDR family oxidoreductase, producing the protein MKHSYKKRVAVVTGAAGGIGKELCYGITKREGTVLALDRDEEGLKVLKEGAGTSKEKIFTYKLDITSYEDVKKTYEKIKEEHRTIDFLFNNAGAVHRSSFLKTDVSVFHRVMNVNLWGSVYMSQIFLPDLIQTKGAIAITSSVAGFAPLYGRSFYCASKFALHGAFESIRSELKDYGVDVCIVSPGFTKTGFEKAALGTDGNLLKRERTSVGKYDTPENVAGQILSAVEKGKKFTVLTSVGKLSLFLRKIFPGLYDIMMYRSLHSELENE; encoded by the coding sequence ATGAAGCATAGTTATAAAAAAAGAGTAGCTGTAGTAACAGGAGCTGCCGGTGGAATCGGTAAAGAACTTTGCTATGGTATTACCAAAAGAGAAGGAACCGTACTTGCTCTCGATAGAGATGAAGAGGGTTTAAAAGTTTTAAAAGAAGGAGCAGGAACTTCTAAAGAAAAGATTTTTACCTATAAGCTGGATATTACTTCTTATGAAGATGTAAAGAAAACGTATGAGAAAATAAAAGAAGAACACAGGACTATCGATTTTTTGTTTAATAATGCCGGTGCTGTACACAGAAGTTCTTTTTTAAAAACAGATGTCTCGGTTTTTCACAGGGTTATGAACGTAAATTTATGGGGTTCTGTATATATGAGCCAGATTTTTCTTCCGGATTTGATTCAGACTAAGGGAGCTATTGCGATTACCTCGAGTGTAGCCGGCTTTGCTCCCCTTTATGGTCGCAGCTTTTATTGTGCGAGTAAATTTGCCTTACACGGGGCTTTTGAAAGCATTCGAAGCGAATTAAAAGATTACGGGGTGGATGTATGTATCGTGAGTCCAGGTTTTACAAAGACCGGTTTTGAAAAAGCAGCCCTCGGAACAGATGGAAATCTATTAAAGCGAGAAAGAACCAGTGTAGGGAAATATGATACTCCTGAAAATGTAGCCGGACAAATCCTTTCTGCTGTCGAAAAGGGGAAGAAATTTACGGTTCTAACCTCTGTCGGAAAACTGAGTCTCTTTTTGCGAAAGATATTCCCCGGACTTTACGACATTATGATGTACAGATCTTTGCATAGTGAATTAGAAAATGAATGA
- a CDS encoding iron-containing alcohol dehydrogenase has translation MIKEIASKTRIIQMNLRKMKDIQDTLYFLSGKEKSGILILRDPFSIPGVDLLEMQLCEKFPCKVYREIQPNPDVKTVDRIVHIMKGESLDLILGIGGGSVMDTAKAVSVVMKNGGSLEDYLVNKRKIIEKGLSLVCIPTTAGTGAEVTRFGVYTTLGNRKITLVSELLQPDLAILIPELTYSLPPVQTAATSFDALSHALETLWNKNANPYSDKIALNAAKEILQNMKGAYESSILNQTEYREGMMQAATKAGIAFNITGTAAIHALSFPLSEKWHVPHGVACSFFFEDVWNENVKSKEVYLKLKELAESVFVDKEKEDRSVENLYSYIIEIKKQMKLPFYFEDLKIAYNEKEDFPLFQAVLTDPKMSNNPISFDDGKLQKLLRSKLNEA, from the coding sequence ATGATAAAAGAAATTGCCAGTAAAACCAGAATTATACAAATGAATCTCAGAAAAATGAAAGATATTCAGGACACTTTATACTTTCTTTCAGGAAAAGAAAAATCAGGAATTCTCATATTACGAGATCCGTTTTCTATACCCGGTGTGGATTTACTGGAAATGCAATTATGTGAAAAATTTCCCTGTAAAGTATACAGGGAAATTCAGCCGAATCCTGATGTGAAAACAGTGGATAGAATTGTTCATATCATGAAAGGAGAATCTCTTGATTTAATTTTAGGCATTGGTGGGGGAAGTGTAATGGATACTGCAAAGGCTGTATCTGTAGTGATGAAAAATGGAGGTTCTTTAGAAGACTATTTGGTGAATAAAAGAAAAATAATAGAAAAAGGACTCAGTCTTGTCTGTATTCCGACTACAGCCGGTACCGGAGCAGAAGTAACAAGGTTTGGAGTTTATACTACATTGGGTAATCGTAAGATAACTTTAGTATCTGAATTATTACAGCCGGATTTAGCTATTTTAATTCCGGAACTTACATATTCCTTACCTCCGGTTCAGACAGCAGCTACTTCCTTTGATGCACTAAGTCATGCTTTAGAAACCTTATGGAATAAGAATGCAAATCCTTACTCTGATAAAATTGCTTTAAATGCTGCAAAAGAGATATTACAAAACATGAAAGGAGCTTATGAATCTTCGATTTTAAATCAAACTGAGTATAGGGAAGGTATGATGCAGGCAGCAACAAAAGCCGGGATTGCTTTTAATATAACCGGAACAGCGGCTATACACGCTCTTTCTTTTCCCCTGTCTGAGAAGTGGCATGTTCCGCATGGAGTCGCCTGTTCTTTTTTCTTTGAAGATGTATGGAATGAAAATGTAAAGAGTAAAGAAGTATATCTTAAATTGAAAGAACTGGCAGAAAGTGTGTTCGTAGACAAAGAAAAAGAAGACAGGAGTGTTGAGAACTTATATTCTTATATTATTGAGATAAAAAAACAGATGAAACTTCCTTTTTATTTTGAGGATTTGAAAATTGCTTACAATGAAAAAGAGGATTTTCCTTTATTTCAGGCTGTATTAACTGATCCTAAAATGTCTAATAACCCAATATCTTTTGATGATGGAAAATTACAGAAACTTTTAAGGAGCAAATTAAATGAAGCATAG
- a CDS encoding thiamine pyrophosphate-binding protein: MAMIHGGEVVAKMLKEEGVEKVFGIIDGTYFGFYSNLRKYGIEIITPRHETSAVHMAGTYARMTGKLGVCMASNGPGVANALPGVAVENAEGNRVLLITSKRRLQISQPDRGGTYQWFDQVGVIQKMSKWSEAVTSPDRISELIRMALRESYKGRPGVVHIDIPENIMNTKIEPPALWKKNQYRRQHDIYPDPDLVKEAAEILVQARMPMIHAGSGIIHALAFNELEKLAEVLSAPVTTSWAARSVLRESSEYSFPMPYVKINNKIRNDADVVLVLGSRIGETDWWGKAPYWKNAAEQKMIQVDIDDSILGMNKPADLAILADLKKFIPALIKELENQKSKMNLDVRKSNLRFYQDLKRSLRKDYDKKLQDKEEPMITAHVPHICREVFPDDAICVMDGGNTAVWANFYQEFPVPNTVVSTFKFGMLGAGISQALGAAVAFPERQVYCIIGDGAMGFHPQEIETAIRNNLKPIYIVISDRQWGMVKLTQEIALKPIQTMVFKKLPETEVINTDLGEIEFHTLAESMGAFGARVKKPEDFRTALKAAIANNKCAVIHVDVDPVKHKWVPGLMDFKDMHNEPKGK; encoded by the coding sequence CTGGCAATGATACACGGTGGAGAAGTTGTAGCTAAAATGTTAAAAGAAGAGGGAGTAGAAAAAGTTTTCGGAATTATCGATGGAACTTATTTTGGATTCTACTCAAATTTAAGGAAATACGGAATAGAAATTATCACTCCGAGACATGAAACTTCAGCCGTTCACATGGCAGGCACTTATGCCAGGATGACCGGAAAGTTAGGAGTTTGCATGGCCTCAAACGGTCCGGGTGTTGCCAATGCCTTACCGGGTGTTGCCGTAGAAAATGCTGAGGGTAACCGAGTTTTACTAATTACCAGTAAAAGAAGATTACAAATTTCTCAACCCGATAGAGGAGGCACTTATCAGTGGTTTGACCAGGTAGGTGTAATTCAAAAAATGTCCAAGTGGAGTGAAGCGGTTACAAGTCCCGACAGAATCAGTGAATTAATAAGAATGGCTTTACGAGAAAGCTACAAGGGTCGTCCCGGAGTTGTCCACATCGACATTCCTGAAAATATCATGAATACAAAAATAGAACCTCCCGCTCTCTGGAAAAAAAATCAGTATCGCAGACAACACGATATTTATCCGGATCCGGACTTAGTGAAGGAAGCAGCAGAAATTTTAGTTCAGGCTCGGATGCCTATGATTCACGCCGGAAGCGGCATAATCCATGCCTTAGCTTTTAATGAATTAGAAAAACTAGCAGAAGTTCTTTCTGCACCGGTCACAACCAGCTGGGCAGCCAGAAGTGTTCTAAGAGAGTCCAGTGAATACTCCTTCCCTATGCCCTATGTAAAAATTAATAATAAAATCAGGAATGATGCGGATGTAGTTTTAGTCTTGGGTTCAAGAATCGGTGAAACTGACTGGTGGGGAAAAGCTCCATACTGGAAAAATGCAGCAGAGCAAAAAATGATACAGGTAGATATTGATGACTCTATCCTGGGTATGAATAAACCGGCTGATTTAGCGATATTAGCTGATCTTAAAAAGTTCATCCCGGCTCTAATTAAGGAACTGGAAAATCAAAAAAGCAAAATGAACCTTGATGTTCGTAAAAGTAATCTCCGCTTTTATCAGGATCTAAAACGAAGCCTCCGAAAAGACTATGACAAAAAACTTCAGGATAAAGAGGAACCTATGATCACCGCTCATGTTCCCCATATTTGCAGAGAGGTATTTCCTGATGATGCTATCTGTGTAATGGATGGTGGAAACACAGCAGTCTGGGCCAACTTTTACCAGGAATTTCCGGTTCCGAATACAGTTGTCTCCACATTTAAGTTTGGGATGTTAGGTGCCGGCATTTCCCAGGCTCTGGGTGCAGCTGTAGCTTTTCCTGAAAGACAGGTTTACTGCATCATCGGTGATGGAGCAATGGGTTTCCATCCGCAGGAAATTGAAACAGCTATCCGAAATAATTTAAAACCCATTTATATTGTCATCTCTGACAGACAATGGGGAATGGTGAAATTGACCCAGGAAATTGCATTGAAACCCATACAAACCATGGTATTTAAAAAGTTACCGGAGACTGAGGTAATCAATACTGATTTAGGGGAAATTGAATTCCATACACTTGCAGAAAGTATGGGGGCTTTTGGTGCAAGGGTAAAAAAACCGGAAGATTTTAGAACCGCCTTAAAGGCAGCCATTGCGAATAATAAATGTGCTGTAATACATGTAGATGTAGACCCGGTAAAACATAAGTGGGTACCCGGTTTAATGGATTTCAAAGATATGCATAACGAACCTAAAGGTAAATAG
- a CDS encoding bile acid:sodium symporter family protein: MKEVDQILLNFNPESLFLLNIILSIVMYGVALDIKLADFKEVLKSPKGPIVGLVAQFLLLPAATYLLTMWIKPMPSIALGMMLVAACPGGNVSNFITHLAKGNTALSITMTAISTSVAIIMTPFNIWFWSSLNPSVAPIYKKVQLDPGEMFLTIFILLGIPLVLGLLTQKFLPNLASKMAKYFKFFSIIIFAFFVIAALYANFDYFIKYIGIVAVVVMIHNATAIGLGYVSGKLMRLNFKDTRAIAIEVGIQNSALALILIFNFFNGLGGMALIAAWWGVWHLIVGLSLATIWSRYDNKKE; the protein is encoded by the coding sequence GTGAAAGAAGTTGACCAAATTCTTTTAAACTTTAATCCTGAGAGTTTATTCCTGCTCAATATTATTCTGAGTATAGTGATGTATGGAGTAGCTCTCGATATAAAATTAGCTGATTTTAAAGAAGTTCTAAAATCACCAAAAGGTCCCATAGTAGGTCTTGTCGCCCAGTTTCTACTCCTACCGGCTGCCACCTATTTACTGACTATGTGGATAAAACCCATGCCAAGTATTGCACTCGGTATGATGCTTGTAGCAGCCTGTCCGGGAGGCAATGTATCAAACTTCATTACCCATCTCGCAAAAGGAAACACAGCTTTATCTATCACCATGACCGCCATATCAACTTCAGTTGCCATTATCATGACACCTTTTAATATATGGTTTTGGAGTTCTTTGAATCCTTCCGTCGCACCTATCTACAAAAAGGTTCAGTTAGATCCCGGAGAAATGTTTTTAACCATATTTATCCTTCTGGGCATTCCTCTTGTGCTGGGTCTTTTAACACAGAAGTTTTTACCTAATCTAGCTTCTAAGATGGCGAAGTATTTCAAGTTCTTCTCCATTATCATCTTTGCATTCTTTGTTATAGCGGCATTATACGCTAATTTTGATTACTTTATCAAATACATCGGTATCGTTGCTGTAGTTGTTATGATTCACAACGCAACAGCTATAGGTCTCGGATATGTATCAGGTAAACTCATGCGTTTAAATTTTAAAGATACCAGGGCAATTGCAATTGAAGTAGGTATACAAAATTCAGCCCTCGCCTTAATCCTTATATTCAATTTTTTTAATGGCTTGGGCGGAATGGCACTTATCGCTGCCTGGTGGGGAGTCTGGCACCTTATTGTAGGTTTAAGTCTGGCTACTATCTGGTCACGATACGATAATAAAAAGGAGTGA
- a CDS encoding NAD-dependent epimerase/dehydratase family protein has product METANSVLITGGGGFIGSKTIEVLLKSEKKPQKIISVDVREVPIEKKFPGVEYLIGDIRSQTFFDILKEHSVDTIVHLASIVTPGKNSNREFEYSVDVKGTENVLQASVKAGVEQFIVTSSGAAYGYYEDNPHWIKETDEIRGNEEFAYSHHKRLVEEILKDYREKYPQLKQLIFRPGTILGKGVKNQITDLFEMPFILDIKDSDSRFVIIWDEDVANCILKGIQERKSGIYNLAGSGTLNMKQIADILNKPYIVIPADFLRGILYWLKLFNLSQYGPEQVKFLQYRPVLANNKLIEEFGYTPQKTTEEVFNFYLKEKGIHK; this is encoded by the coding sequence ATGGAAACAGCAAACTCAGTACTTATCACCGGTGGAGGAGGCTTCATCGGTTCTAAAACAATAGAAGTTCTTTTAAAGTCAGAAAAGAAACCACAAAAGATCATATCTGTAGATGTAAGAGAAGTACCTATTGAAAAGAAATTTCCGGGTGTTGAATACTTAATCGGAGATATACGTTCCCAAACATTCTTTGATATATTAAAAGAGCATTCTGTGGATACAATAGTGCATCTTGCTTCTATAGTTACGCCGGGAAAAAATAGTAATCGAGAATTTGAATATTCAGTAGATGTAAAAGGAACCGAAAATGTTTTACAGGCTTCCGTGAAAGCCGGTGTGGAGCAATTTATTGTTACAAGCAGTGGTGCAGCTTATGGTTACTACGAAGATAATCCCCACTGGATAAAGGAAACAGATGAAATTCGAGGTAATGAAGAGTTTGCTTACTCACATCACAAACGACTCGTAGAAGAAATATTGAAAGATTACCGAGAAAAATATCCTCAACTCAAACAACTCATCTTTCGTCCCGGGACTATTTTAGGAAAAGGTGTAAAAAATCAGATTACCGATCTATTTGAAATGCCTTTCATTTTAGATATAAAAGATTCCGATTCGCGCTTTGTAATTATATGGGATGAAGATGTAGCCAATTGCATCTTAAAAGGAATACAGGAAAGAAAATCCGGAATTTATAATCTGGCCGGTTCCGGAACCCTGAACATGAAACAAATTGCAGATATATTAAATAAACCATATATTGTCATTCCGGCAGACTTTTTGCGAGGAATACTATACTGGCTAAAACTATTTAACCTTTCTCAATACGGACCGGAGCAGGTAAAATTTCTGCAATATAGACCGGTATTAGCAAACAATAAACTTATAGAAGAATTTGGGTATACACCTCAAAAAACAACAGAGGAAGTGTTCAATTTTTATCTCAAGGAAAAAGGTATACATAAATAA
- a CDS encoding esterase: MKFLSKKIGNLNCRLFEGDPKAPLLVFFHGYGANMDDLAPIAREMINLPSSLNWIFPDGIHKLDFMPGFEGRAWFPLSLSGNINTFDLSEMSEAYPDGMEEARNELQIFFDSIDRPFSKIIIAGFSQGAMMSLDYILHREDNPLSLMMFSGTLIKRKEWELLSQTKKLDYFQSHGIYDELLSHNIALELHNILKHSGWNGDFVNFPGGHTIPPIVIRLAEKFIQKKIKY; this comes from the coding sequence ATGAAGTTCCTTTCCAAGAAAATTGGAAATCTAAATTGTCGATTATTCGAAGGAGATCCCAAAGCTCCTCTTCTTGTATTTTTCCATGGTTATGGTGCCAATATGGATGATTTAGCACCTATAGCCCGAGAAATGATAAACCTCCCCTCCTCTTTAAACTGGATTTTCCCGGATGGAATTCATAAATTAGATTTCATGCCGGGTTTTGAAGGAAGAGCCTGGTTCCCCTTAAGTCTTTCCGGGAATATCAATACCTTTGATTTATCTGAAATGTCAGAAGCCTATCCAGACGGAATGGAAGAAGCCAGAAATGAATTACAAATTTTTTTTGACTCTATAGACAGACCCTTTTCAAAAATTATCATTGCCGGTTTTAGTCAGGGAGCCATGATGAGTCTGGATTATATTCTACATAGAGAGGATAATCCGCTTTCCCTTATGATGTTTTCCGGAACACTCATAAAAAGAAAAGAATGGGAATTGTTAAGCCAAACAAAGAAACTCGATTACTTTCAAAGTCATGGTATATACGATGAACTTCTGAGCCATAATATAGCATTAGAATTACACAACATTCTGAAACACTCAGGTTGGAATGGAGACTTTGTTAATTTTCCGGGCGGTCATACGATTCCCCCTATAGTCATCCGTCTCGCAGAAAAATTTATTCAAAAGAAGATAAAATATTAG
- a CDS encoding enoyl-CoA hydratase/isomerase family protein, whose product MALVDIETVEVYNDKILILRLNNPGTRNSMTWEMGEAFHEAIENIRNAELPRCLIITGANNVFSSGGDMKLLRSFQEKTLEENRETMFKFYNFFLGIRNLPCPVIGAINGHAIGAAFSLALACDFRIFAEDAKYAFNFVKLGIHPGMGASYFTKELFGSSRAAYLLMLGEMISGKEAFKHSICLDAVPSNEVLKRSMELAIEISENAPLAMQELKKNLYDWDTLQNALKKEAESQAKNYLSLDFAEALKSIEEKRKAVFKGK is encoded by the coding sequence ATGGCTCTTGTAGATATAGAAACAGTTGAGGTATATAACGATAAAATCCTTATCTTAAGGTTAAATAATCCCGGAACCCGGAACTCAATGACCTGGGAGATGGGAGAAGCCTTTCATGAAGCAATCGAAAATATACGAAATGCAGAACTTCCTCGTTGCCTGATTATAACCGGAGCCAATAATGTTTTTTCCTCCGGAGGGGATATGAAGTTATTACGTTCCTTTCAGGAAAAGACCCTGGAAGAAAATAGAGAAACCATGTTCAAGTTTTACAATTTCTTTTTAGGAATCAGAAACCTTCCCTGCCCTGTCATCGGAGCTATCAACGGTCATGCCATTGGAGCTGCATTTTCTCTGGCACTTGCCTGTGATTTTAGAATCTTTGCAGAAGATGCAAAATATGCCTTTAACTTTGTAAAATTAGGAATTCATCCCGGTATGGGTGCTTCTTATTTTACAAAAGAATTATTCGGTTCAAGCCGTGCAGCATACCTCTTAATGCTCGGAGAAATGATCTCCGGTAAAGAAGCTTTCAAGCATTCTATTTGTCTCGATGCAGTACCTTCAAATGAAGTTTTAAAAAGATCGATGGAGTTAGCCATAGAGATTTCCGAAAATGCCCCTCTTGCTATGCAAGAGCTTAAAAAAAACCTGTATGATTGGGATACACTTCAAAATGCTTTAAAAAAGGAAGCAGAATCACAGGCCAAAAACTATCTTTCTCTGGACTTCGCAGAAGCTTTAAAATCTATAGAAGAAAAAAGAAAAGCTGTATTTAAAGGAAAGTAG
- the bcp gene encoding thioredoxin-dependent thiol peroxidase, translating to MKELKEGQKAPDFSGVETTGKKLKLKDLLGEKGLVLYFYPRDSTPGCTTEACDFRDNLQSLENTGYKVVGVSRDSLKSHDKFVQKQNLNFPLLSDEDGKITEKYGVFGEKKFMGKLTMGIHRTTFLIGADLKIQKIYRSVKVKGHVDQILEDIKGL from the coding sequence ATGAAAGAACTAAAAGAAGGTCAAAAAGCTCCTGATTTCAGCGGAGTCGAAACCACCGGCAAAAAACTCAAACTCAAAGATCTTCTAGGAGAAAAAGGCCTTGTTTTATACTTTTATCCACGAGATAGTACTCCGGGTTGTACCACAGAAGCCTGTGATTTTAGGGACAATCTCCAGAGCCTGGAAAACACAGGCTATAAAGTTGTAGGTGTTTCCAGAGATAGCTTAAAATCCCATGATAAATTTGTTCAGAAGCAAAACCTAAATTTCCCTCTTTTATCCGATGAGGATGGAAAAATAACCGAAAAATACGGAGTATTCGGTGAAAAAAAATTCATGGGTAAGCTTACTATGGGAATACACAGGACAACTTTTCTTATCGGGGCTGATCTTAAAATTCAGAAGATCTACCGCAGCGTAAAAGTAAAAGGTCATGTCGACCAAATTTTAGAAGATATAAAAGGTTTATAA
- a CDS encoding leucyl aminopeptidase, with translation MKLEKLKFTYSIGKSNSEKVYKIFHVFKEGIKELEKSYRDEVTHSIFNAEAGQQFLDHKKKTLYIGLGSKEGFTIRKLAKIYIKLGNQLSKWTKPVIEINADKELSKLVSNVDFLYHLCTSLEIGATEIDSLSKAYKDRKASGAKIFFNLKSKKPETLEEALEKAKVASIYTNTTRYIQHLPANHFSPEEFVAISKEIAKENKLKITVFDEDRLKKENFNGILSVCQGSDKKAKMIILEYNPAGTKSKEKIALVGKGLTFDAGGISLKPSGEMHEMKYDMSGAATVINAIGAIASLGLKVPVIAAIGVAENMPDASAIKPGDVYTAYNGVTVEVQNTDAEGRLVLGDVLAYVCEKYKPDYLLDFATLTGAVIIALGHEAAGVMCNDEILMDKLEKASAKSEDRIWRLPLWEEYGEDLKSDIADVRNITGGRAAGTISAARFLAKFVSKDVKWAHVDIAGTAWRSKASGTQCSGPTGYGIRLLLELVSEFEKK, from the coding sequence ATGAAACTTGAGAAGTTAAAATTCACCTACTCTATCGGGAAAAGCAATTCAGAAAAAGTCTATAAGATTTTTCATGTATTTAAAGAAGGCATAAAAGAATTAGAAAAATCTTACAGAGATGAAGTTACACATTCTATTTTTAATGCAGAAGCCGGACAACAGTTTTTAGATCATAAAAAAAAGACTCTTTATATAGGTCTCGGCTCCAAAGAGGGTTTTACAATAAGAAAACTGGCTAAGATCTATATCAAATTAGGAAACCAACTTTCAAAATGGACAAAACCTGTTATCGAGATCAATGCCGATAAAGAATTAAGTAAATTAGTTTCCAATGTTGATTTCCTTTATCATCTTTGCACTTCTCTTGAAATTGGAGCAACCGAAATTGATTCTCTTAGCAAGGCCTACAAAGACAGAAAAGCTTCCGGGGCTAAAATATTCTTCAACCTTAAATCGAAAAAACCGGAAACTCTCGAAGAAGCCTTAGAAAAAGCTAAAGTAGCTTCTATCTATACTAATACTACAAGATATATCCAACACCTACCGGCTAACCATTTCTCACCGGAAGAATTCGTAGCTATATCCAAAGAAATAGCTAAAGAAAACAAACTTAAAATCACAGTTTTCGATGAAGACAGACTTAAAAAAGAAAACTTCAATGGAATTTTATCTGTATGTCAGGGCTCCGACAAGAAAGCTAAAATGATTATATTAGAATATAATCCGGCAGGAACAAAATCTAAAGAAAAGATAGCCCTGGTGGGAAAGGGACTAACCTTTGATGCAGGTGGAATCAGCTTAAAACCTTCCGGCGAAATGCATGAGATGAAATATGATATGAGTGGTGCAGCTACTGTAATTAATGCTATAGGTGCTATTGCGAGTCTGGGTTTAAAAGTTCCTGTAATAGCCGCTATAGGAGTAGCTGAAAATATGCCGGATGCTTCTGCCATTAAGCCGGGAGATGTTTACACTGCCTATAATGGTGTTACCGTAGAAGTTCAAAATACCGATGCGGAAGGAAGGCTGGTTTTAGGAGATGTACTGGCCTATGTCTGTGAAAAATATAAGCCCGATTATCTTTTGGATTTTGCCACTCTGACCGGAGCTGTAATTATTGCTTTAGGTCATGAAGCTGCCGGTGTTATGTGTAATGATGAAATTCTAATGGACAAACTCGAAAAAGCTTCTGCCAAGTCCGAAGATAGAATCTGGAGATTGCCCCTCTGGGAAGAATATGGAGAAGATTTAAAAAGTGATATAGCCGATGTTCGGAATATTACCGGAGGTCGTGCAGCAGGAACTATTTCGGCAGCTCGCTTTTTAGCCAAATTTGTATCAAAAGATGTAAAATGGGCTCATGTAGACATTGCCGGAACCGCATGGAGAAGCAAAGCTTCCGGAACCCAGTGCTCAGGTCCTACAGGTTATGGAATCAGGTTACTACTGGAGCTGGTATCAGAATTCGAAAAGAAATGA
- a CDS encoding Ppx/GppA family phosphatase, translated as MHERNLAAIDMGTNSFHIIIVKVKENGSFESLGKEKESVRLGSGSGPAEIITPDAMERGMVCLDRFKKLADMDKAEIRAVATSAVREARNKEDFLKRVEDELGIHVEIISGYEEARLIYFGILQGLQVFDRRVMMVDIGGGSTEILIGEKGKVLFAHSLKMGAIRLTDKFFNGDPDEPSDISQCKMYVQSMLSPLKKAIESLKPDIIIGSSGTIQSIAQMVIANKKDEPPRSLNNYSFTNSELKKIRNLLNEANTLKKRTRIPGLEAKRADIIVAGSIILEEIFNKFSIKEMIVSEYALREGIIFDSIQKWKGDEVIHDLSNIRLQAVNNLFDAFPYEKEHVYHTTKLCTIMFDELQSLHKCNYSAREYLQAAAMLHEVGFGISHTSHHKHSYYIIKNSELMVGFNYEEIEIIALIARYHRKSMPKPKHQEFNKLNFQQQVLVRKLAGILRIADGLDRGRQGSVQDLKCKFEKDNLIFQLDVKPDYDVSIETWSANQKKDLFANVFNLKVEFEIMDSK; from the coding sequence ATGCATGAAAGAAACCTCGCAGCTATTGATATGGGAACCAATTCTTTCCATATTATTATCGTAAAAGTTAAAGAAAATGGTTCCTTTGAATCTCTCGGAAAAGAAAAGGAGTCCGTAAGGCTGGGAAGTGGTTCCGGGCCTGCCGAAATTATTACTCCCGATGCCATGGAGAGAGGAATGGTTTGTCTTGATCGTTTCAAGAAATTGGCTGATATGGACAAAGCTGAAATTCGGGCAGTTGCGACCAGTGCGGTTAGAGAAGCCAGGAATAAAGAGGATTTTTTAAAAAGAGTAGAGGATGAACTCGGTATCCATGTTGAGATAATCAGTGGCTATGAGGAAGCAAGGTTAATCTATTTTGGAATCTTGCAGGGTTTGCAGGTTTTTGATAGACGGGTAATGATGGTTGATATTGGCGGGGGGAGTACCGAAATCTTAATTGGAGAGAAAGGAAAAGTGCTTTTTGCTCACAGTCTGAAAATGGGTGCTATTCGTCTGACTGATAAGTTTTTTAACGGAGATCCGGATGAACCTTCTGATATATCCCAGTGCAAGATGTATGTACAGAGTATGCTTTCCCCTCTTAAAAAAGCAATCGAATCTTTGAAGCCGGACATAATTATTGGTTCTTCGGGAACGATTCAATCGATAGCCCAGATGGTAATTGCGAATAAGAAAGACGAACCACCACGTTCGTTAAATAATTATTCTTTTACAAATTCTGAATTAAAAAAGATAAGAAACCTTCTTAATGAAGCCAACACTTTAAAGAAAAGAACCAGGATTCCCGGTTTAGAAGCCAAACGTGCCGATATTATTGTTGCTGGAAGTATAATTTTAGAGGAAATATTTAATAAGTTTTCTATAAAAGAAATGATCGTTTCTGAATACGCACTGAGAGAAGGGATAATCTTTGATAGTATTCAAAAGTGGAAAGGGGATGAAGTTATTCATGATCTTTCTAATATTCGATTACAGGCTGTGAATAATCTTTTTGATGCTTTTCCTTATGAGAAAGAACATGTATATCATACTACGAAATTATGCACAATCATGTTTGATGAATTGCAGAGTTTACATAAGTGTAATTACTCAGCCAGAGAGTATTTGCAAGCAGCGGCCATGCTTCATGAAGTAGGTTTTGGTATCTCCCACACTTCTCATCATAAACACAGCTATTATATTATCAAGAACTCAGAATTAATGGTCGGGTTTAACTATGAAGAAATTGAGATAATTGCTCTTATTGCTCGATATCACCGTAAAAGTATGCCCAAACCCAAACATCAGGAATTTAATAAATTAAATTTTCAGCAACAGGTTTTAGTTCGCAAATTAGCCGGTATTCTTCGAATTGCAGATGGTCTGGATAGGGGTAGGCAGGGTTCCGTTCAAGATCTTAAGTGTAAGTTTGAAAAGGATAATCTAATATTTCAGTTGGATGTTAAGCCGGACTATGATGTGTCTATAGAAACCTGGTCGGCTAATCAGAAAAAGGATTTGTTTGCGAATGTTTTTAATTTGAAAGTTGAGTTTGAGATTATGGATTCAAAATAA